From a region of the Arvicanthis niloticus isolate mArvNil1 chromosome 6, mArvNil1.pat.X, whole genome shotgun sequence genome:
- the Cd79b gene encoding B-cell antigen receptor complex-associated protein beta chain isoform X2 — MATLVLSSMPRHWLLFLLLLFSGEPMPAMTNSNQLQNNKGFSTLDQMQRRNTLKDGIIMIQTLLIILFIIVPIFLLLDKDDSKAGMEEDHTYEGLNIDQTATYEDIVTLRTGEVKWSVGEHPGQE; from the exons ATGGCCACATTGGTGCTGTCTTCCATGCCACGCCACTGgctgctgttcctgctgctgctcttctCAG GTGAGCCGATGCCAGCAATGACAAACAGTAACCAGCTACAGAATAACAAAG GATTCAGCACGTTGGACCAAATGCAGCGGCGGAACACCCTGAAAGATGGCATTATCATGATCCAGACCCTCCTCATCATCCTCTTTATCATCGTGCCCATCTTCCTGCTACTAGACAAG GATGACAGCAAGGCTGGGATGGAGGAAGATCACACCTATGAG GGCTTGAACATTGACCAGACAGCCACCTATGAAGACATAGTGACTCTTCGGACAGGGGAGGTAAAGTGGTCTGTGGGAGAGCACCCAGGCCAGGAGTGA
- the Scn4a gene encoding sodium channel protein type 4 subunit alpha, with translation MASSSLPSLVPPGPHCLRPFTPESLAAIEQRAVEEEARLQRNKQMEIEEPERKPRSDLEAGKNLPLIYGDPPPEVIGIPLEDLDPYYNDKKTFIVLNKGKAIFRFSATPALYMLSPFSLVRRVAIKVLIHAIFSMFIMITILTNCVFMTMSNPPSWSKDVEYTFTGIYTFESLIKMLARGFCIDDFTFLRDPWNWLDFSVITMAYVTEFVDLGNISALRTFRVLRALKTITVIPGLKTIVGALIQSVKKLSDVMILTVFCLSVFALVGLQLFMGNLRQKCVRWPPPMNDTNTTWYGNDTWYANDTWYGNDTWYANDTWNSPESWTSNSTFDWEAYINDEGNFYFLEGSNDALLCGNSSDAGHCPEGYECIKAGRNPNYGYTSYDTFSWAFLALFRLMTQDYWENLFQLTLRAAGKTYMIFFVVIIFLGSFYLINLILAVVAMAYAEQNEATLAEDQEKEEEFQQMLEKFKKHQEELEKAKAAQALEGGEEADGDPTHNKDCNGSLDTSGEKGPPRPSCSADSAISDAMEELEEAHQKCPPWWYKCAHKVLIWNCCAPWVKFKHIIHLIVMDPFVDLGITICIVLNTLFMAMEHYPMTEHFDHVLSVGNLVFTGIFTAEMVLKLIAMDPYEYFQQGWNIFDSFIVTLSLVELGLANVQGLSVLRSFRLLRVFKLAKSWPTLNMLIKIIGNSVGALGNLTLVLAIIVFIFAVVGMQLFGKSYKECVCKIASDCNLPRWHMHDFFHSFLIVFRILCGEWIETMWDCMEVAGQAMCLTVFLMVMVIGNLVVLNLFLALLLSSFSADSLAASDEDGEMNNLQIAIGRIKWGIGFAKTFLLGLLHGKILSPKDIMLSLGEPGGAGENGESAPEDEKKEPPPEDENKEQKENHILNHVGLTDGPRSSIELDHLNFINNPYLTIQVPIASEESDLEMPTEEETDTFSEPEDIKKPLQPLYDGNSSVCSTADYKPPEEDPEEQAEENPEGELPEECFTEACVKRCPCLYVDISQGRGKMWWTLRRACFKIVEHNWFETFIVFMILLSSGALAFEDIYIEQRRVIRTILEYADKVFTYIFILEMLLKWVAYGFKVYFTNAWCWLDFLIVDVSIISLVANWLGYSELGPIKSLRTLRALRPLRALSRFEGMRVVVNALLGAIPSIMNVLLVCLIFWLIFSIMGVNLFAGKFYYCINTTTSERFDIDVVNNKSDCESLMYTGQVRWMNVKVNYDNVGLGYLSLLQVATFKGWMDIMYAAVDSREKEEQPAYEVNLYMYLYFVIFIIFGSFFTLNLFIGVIIDNFNQQKKKFGGKDIFMTEEQKKYYNAMKKLGSKKPQKPIPRPQNKIQGMVYDFVTKQVFDISIMILICLNMVTMMVETDDQSQLKVDILYNINMVFIIIFTGECVLKMFALRQYYFTIGWNIFDFVVVILSIVGLALSDLIQKYFVSPTLFRVIRLARIGRVLRLIRGAKGIRTLLFALMMSLPALFNIGLLLFLVMFIYSIFGMSNFAYVKKESGIDDMFNFETFGNSIICLFEITTSAGWDGLLNPILNSGPPDCDPTLENPGTNIKGDCGNPSIGICFFCSYIIISFLIVVNMYIAIILENFNVATEESTEPLSEDDFEMFYETWEKFDPDATQFIDYSRLSDFVDTLQEPLRIAKPNKIKLITLDLPMVPGDKIHCLDILFALTKEVLGDSGEMDALKQTMEEKFMAANPSKVSYEPITTTLKRKQEEVCAIKIQRAYRRHLLQRSVKQASYMYRHSQDGNGDGAPEKEGLLANTMNKMYGSEKEDNGVQSQGEEEKGSTEDAGPTVEATPTSSSNTTLTPPPAPPPSSPPQGQTVRPGVKESLV, from the exons ATGGCCAGCTCATCTCTGCCCTCCCTGGTCCCCCCGGGTCCCCACTGCCTGCGCCCCTTCACCCCAGAGTCCCTGGCAGCCATAGAGCAGCGGGCAGTGGAGGAGGAGGCCCGGCTGCAGCGGAACAAGCAGATGGAGATTGAGGAGCCTGAGCGGAAGCCACGCAGTGACCTGGAAGCTGGCAAGAACCTCCCACTCATCTATGGGGACCCCCCACCCGAAGTCATTGGCATCCCCCTGGAGGACCTGGACCCTTACTACAATGACAAGAAG ACCTTCATTGTGCTCaacaaaggaaaggccatcttTCGATTCTCGGCCACCCCCGCCCTCTACATGCTGAGCCCCTTCAGCCTCGTCCGGAGGGTGGCCATCAAGGTGCTCATCCACG CGATCTTCAGCATGTTCATCATGATCACCATCTTGACCAACTGTGTGTTCATGACCATGAGCAACCCGCCATCTTGGTCCAAGGACGTGGA GTACACCTTCACAGGGATCTACACCTTTGAGTCCCTCATTAAGATGCTGGCCCGAGGCTTCTGCATTGATGACTTCACATTCCTCCGAGACCCCTGGAACTGGCTGGACTTCAGTGTCATTACAATGGC GTATGTGACAGAGTTTGTGGACTTGGGAAACATCTCAGCCCTGAGGACCTTCCGTGTGCTGCGGGCCCTGAAAACCATCACGGTTATTCCAG GCCTGAAGACGATTGTGGGAGCCCTGATCCAGTCTGTGAAAAAGCTGTCGGATGTCATGATTCTCACTGTCTTCTGCCTGAGTGTCTTTGCCCTGGTGGGGCTGCAGCTTTTCATGGGAAACCTACGTCAGAAGTGCGTGCGTTGGCCCCCGCCCATGAATGACACCAACACCACGTGGTACGGCAATGATACGTGGTACGCCAATGATACGTGGTATGGCAACGATACGTGGTACGCCAACGACACTTGGAATAGCCCAGAGAGCTGGACCAGCAACTCTACCTTTGATTGGGAGGCCTACATCAATGACGAAG GGAACTTCTATTTCTTGGAGGGTTCCAATGATGCCCTGCTCTGTGGGAATAGCAGTGATGCCGG GCACTGCCCCGAGGGCTACGAATGCATCAAGGCTGGGCGGAACCCCAACTATGGTTACACCAGCTACGACACCTTCAGCTGGGCCTTCCTGGCTCTCTTCCGTCTCATGACGCAGGATTACTGGGAGAACCTTTTCCAGCTG ACCCTTCGAGCAGCTGGCAAGACCTACATGATCTTCTTCGTGGTCATCATTTTCCTGGGTTCCTTCTACCTCATCAACTTGATCCTGGCGGTGGTGGCGATGGCATACGCTGAGCAGAATGAAGCTACCCTGGCCGAAGaccaggagaaagaggaggagttcCAACAGATGCTTGAAAAATTCAAAAAACATCAGGAGGAACTGGAAAAG GCCAAGGCTGCCCAGGCTCTGGAAGGTGGAGAGGAGGCAGATGGGGACCCAACCCACAACAAAGACTGCAATGGTAGCCTGGATACATCCGGGGAGAAGGGGCCCCCGAGGCCAAGCTGCAGCGCAGACAGTGCCATCTCAGATGCTATGGAGG AGCTGGAAGAGGCCCACCAGAAGTGCCCACCGTGGTGGTACAAGTGTGCGCACAAAGTGCTTATCTGGAACTGCTGTGCCCCGTGGGTGAAGTTCAAACACATCATCCACCTGATTGTCATGGACCCCTTTGTGGACCTGGGCATCACCATCTGCATCGTGCTCAACACCCTCTTCATGGCCATGGAGCACTACCCCATGACTGAGCACTTTGACCACGTGCTCTCCGTGGGCAACTTG GTCTTCACAGGCATCTTCACTGCAGAGATGGTGCTGAAGCTGATTGCCATGGACCCCTACGAGTATTTCCAACAGGGCTGGAACATCTTTGACAGCTTTATCGTCACCCTCAGCCTGGTGGAGCTGGGCCTGGCCAACGTACAGGGGCTCTCAGTGCTTCGTTCTTTCCGTCTG CTGCGTGTCTTCAAGCTGGCCAAGTCGTGGCCAACGCTCAACATGCTTATCAAAATCATTGGTAACTCAGTGGGCGCGCTGGGCAACCTGACCCTGGTGTTGGCCATCATCGTCTTCATCTTCGCCGTGGTGGGCATGCAGCTGTTTGGCAAGAGCTACAAGGAATGTGTGTGCAAGATTGCCTCAGACTGCAACCTGCCCCGCTGGCACATGCATGATTTCTTCCACTCCTTCCTCATCGTCTTCCGCATCCTCTGTGGGGAGTGGATCGAGACCATGTGGGACTGCATGGAGGTGGCTGGCCAGGCCATGTGCCTCACCGTCTTCCTCATGGTCATGGTCATCGGTAACCTGGTG GTCCTGAATCTGTTTCTGGCTCTCCTGTTGAGTTCCTTCAGTGCTGACAGCCTGGCAGCGTCAGATGAAGACGGGGAGATGAACAACCTACAGATTGCCATCGGGCGTATCAAGTGGGGCATTGGCTTTGCCAAAACCTTCCTCTTGGGGCTGTTACATGGCAAGATCCTGAGCCCCAAGGACATAATGCTCAGCCTTGGCGAGCCCGGGGGTGCTGGGGAAAATGGGGAGAGTGCTCCCGAGGATGAGAAGAAGGAGCCGCCCCCGGAAGATGAGAACAAGGAGCAGAAAGAgaaccatatcctgaaccatgtGGGCCTGACCGACGGTCCCCGCTCCAGCATCGAGCTGGATCACCTTAACTTCATCAACAACCCCTACCTCACCATCCAGGTGCCCATTGCCTCTGAGGAGTCTGACTTGGAGATGCCCACGGAGGAGGAGACCGACACCTTCTCGGAGCCTGAGGACATTAAG AAGCCACTACAACCCCTCTACGACGGTAACTCCTCCGTCTGCAGCACAGCTGACTACAAGCCCCCTGAAGAGGACCCTGAGGAGCAGGCTGAGGAGAACCCTGAGGGGGAGTTGCCTGAGGAATGCTTCACAGAGG CCTGTGTGAAACGCTGCCCCTGCCTCTATGTGGACATCTCCCAGGGCCGTGGGAAAATGTGGTGGACACTGCGCAGGGCCTGTTTCAAGATTGTTGAGCACAACTGGTTTGAGACCTTCATTGTCTTCATGATCTTGCTCAGCAGTGGAGCCCTG GCCTTCGAGGACATCTACATTGAGCAGCGGCGGGTCATCCGCACCATCCTGGAATATGCTGACAAGGTCTTCACGTACATCTTTATCCTGGAGATGCTGTTAAAGTGGGTGGCCTACGGCTTCAAGGTGTATTTCACCAATGCCTGGTGCTGGCTCGATTTCCTCATCGTAGAT GTCTCCATCATTAGCCTGGTGGCTAACTGGCTGGGCTACTCTGAGCTGGGACCCATCAAATCCCTGCGCACGCTCCGGGCCCTGcgacctctgagggcactgtcCCGATTTGAGGGCATGAGA GTGGTGGTGAACGCCCTCCTGGGAGCCATCCCTTCCATCATGAACGTGCTTCTTGTGTGCCTCATCTTCTGGCTTATCTTCAGCATCATGGGGGTTAACTTGTTTGCTGGAAAGTTCTACTACTGCATCAACACAACCACCTCTGAGAGGTTCGACATCGACGTGGTCAACAACAAGTCCGACTGTGAGAGTCTCATGTACACAGGCCAGGTCCGCTGGATGAACGTCAAGGTCAACTACGACAACGTGGGTCTGGGctacctctccctcctccagGTG GCTACTTTCAAGGGTTGGATGGACATCATGTATGCAGCTGTTGACTCCCGGGAG AAAGAGGAGCAACCAGCCTATGAGGTGAACCTCTACATGTACCTTTACTTcgtcatcttcatcatcttcGGCTCCTTCTTCACCCTCAATCTCTTCATCGGCGTCATCATTGACAACTTCAACCAACAAAAGAAGAAG TTTGGAGGGAAAGACATCTTCATGACAGAGGAACAGAAGAAATACTACAATGCCATGAAGAAGCTTGGCTCCAAGAAGCCCCAGAAGCCAATTCCCCGGCCTCAG AACAAGATCCAGGGCATGGTATATGACTTCGTGACGAAGCAGGTGTTTGACATCTCCATCATGATCCTCATCTGCCTCAACATGGTTACTATGATGGTGGAGACGGACGACCAGAGCCAGCTCAAGGTGGACATCCTGTATAACATCAACATGGTCTTCATTATCATCTTCACAGGGGAGTGTGTACTGAAGATGTTTGCGCTACGCCAGTACTACTTCACCATTGGCTGGAATATCTTCGACTTTGTGGTTGTCATCTTGTCCATTGTGG gCCTTGCGCTCTCTGACTTGATACAGAAATACTTTGTGTCACCCACACTGTTCCGTGTGATCCGCTTGGCTCGGATCGGGCGTGTCTTGCGTCTGATCCGTGGGGCCAAGGGCATCCGGACGCTGCTGTTTGCCCTGATGATGTCTCTGCCTGCCCTCTTCAACATCGGTCTCCTGCTCTTTCTGGTCATGTTCATTTACTCCATCTTTGGCATGTCTAACTTCGCCTATGTCAAGAAAGAGTCAGGCATCGACGACATGTTTAACTTTGAGACCTTTGGCAACAGTATCATCTGCCTCTTCGAGATCACCACATCAGCTGGCTGGGACGGGCTTCTGAACCCCATCCTCAACAGTGGGCCCCCAGACTGTGACCCGACGTTGGAGAACCCAGGCACCAATATAAAGGGTGACTGCGGCAACCCATCCATAGGCATCTGTTTCTTCTGCAGCTACATCATCATCTCCTTCCTCATCGTGGTCAACATGTACATCGCCATCATCCTGGAGAATTTCAATGTGGCCACTGAAGAGAGCACTGAGCCCCTCAGTGAGGACGACTTTGAGATGTTCTATGAGACCTGGGAGAAGTTCGACCCCGACGCTACTCAGTTCATCGACTACAGCCGCCTTTCTGACTTTGTGGACACCCTGCAGGAGCCGCTGAGAATCGCCAAACCCAATAAGATTAAACTCATCACATTAGACCTGCCCATGGTGCCTGGGGACAAGATCCACTGCCTGGACATCCTCTTTGCCCTGACCAAAGAGGTACTGGGCGACTCTGGGGAAATGGATGCCCTGAAGCAGACCATGGAGGAGAAGTTTATGGCAGCTAACCCCTCCAAGGTTTCCTATGaacccatcaccaccaccctcaagaggaagcaggaggaggtgtgTGCTATCAAAATCCAGAGGGCCTACCGCCGGCACCTGCTTCAGCGCTCTGTGAAGCAGGCCTCTTACATGTACCGCCACAGCCAGGATGGCAATGGTGACGGGGCCCCTGAGAAGGAGGGATTGCTTGCCAACACCATGAACAAGATGTATGGCTCTGAGAAAGAGGACAACGGTGTACAGAgccagggggaggaagagaagggctCTACAGAGGATGCTGGACCCACCGTGGAAGCCACACCCACCAGCAGCTCGAATACTACCCTGACTCCTCCTCCTGCACccccaccatcatcaccaccacaagGGCAGACAGTGCGCCCAGGGGTCAAAGAGTCTCTTGTCTAG
- the Cd79b gene encoding B-cell antigen receptor complex-associated protein beta chain isoform X1 codes for MATLVLSSMPRHWLLFLLLLFSGEPMPAMTNSNQLQNNKGSPCSQVWQHPRFVAKKRSSVVKFHCYTNYSGVMTWFRKQGNQKPQELVPEEGHILQTQNGSVYTLTIQNIQYEDNGVYFCKQKCSSINSDDDTDSCGTELLVLGFSTLDQMQRRNTLKDGIIMIQTLLIILFIIVPIFLLLDKDDSKAGMEEDHTYEGLNIDQTATYEDIVTLRTGEVKWSVGEHPGQE; via the exons ATGGCCACATTGGTGCTGTCTTCCATGCCACGCCACTGgctgctgttcctgctgctgctcttctCAG GTGAGCCGATGCCAGCAATGACAAACAGTAACCAGCTACAGAATAACAAAG GAAGCCCTTGTTCCCAGGTCTGGCAGCACCCAAGGTTTGTAGCCAAAAAGCGGAGCTCCGTGGTGAAGTTTCACTGCTACACAAACTACTCAGGCGTCATGACCTGGTTCCGAAAGCAAGGGAACCAGAAGCCCCAGGAATTGGTCCCAGAAGAGGGACACATTTTGCAGACCCAGAATGGCTCTGTCTACACCCTCACTATCCAGAACATTCAGTATGAGGATAACGGTGTCTACTTCTGCAAGCAGAAGTGCAGCAGCATCAACTCCGATGATGACACCGACAGCTGTGGCACAGAACTTCTAGTCTTAG GATTCAGCACGTTGGACCAAATGCAGCGGCGGAACACCCTGAAAGATGGCATTATCATGATCCAGACCCTCCTCATCATCCTCTTTATCATCGTGCCCATCTTCCTGCTACTAGACAAG GATGACAGCAAGGCTGGGATGGAGGAAGATCACACCTATGAG GGCTTGAACATTGACCAGACAGCCACCTATGAAGACATAGTGACTCTTCGGACAGGGGAGGTAAAGTGGTCTGTGGGAGAGCACCCAGGCCAGGAGTGA